In Desulfuromonas acetoxidans DSM 684, a genomic segment contains:
- a CDS encoding type 4a pilus biogenesis protein PilO: MDPRVEKVLKMPLYQRVLLLLLILGVIAGGYAYFLYVPAQKELAKQQKNNKKVLVELQEKRRIANNLPRFKAEYEKMKKQLDLALNELPNESEIPNLLTSVAGLARDNGLEVVEFKPGKERTKGFYAEVPVSLKLKGNYHEMALFCEAVSNLARIVNVTNLDLGKPKMSDGVAQLSISNTVVTYRFVENPPAPKKKGRRK; encoded by the coding sequence ATGGATCCACGAGTTGAAAAAGTTCTTAAAATGCCTCTCTATCAGCGTGTATTACTGTTGTTGCTGATCTTGGGTGTAATTGCTGGCGGATATGCGTATTTTCTTTATGTGCCTGCTCAGAAAGAACTTGCTAAACAGCAGAAAAATAATAAAAAAGTTCTCGTTGAGCTGCAGGAGAAACGTCGTATCGCCAATAACCTCCCAAGGTTTAAGGCTGAATATGAAAAGATGAAAAAACAGCTTGATTTGGCCCTGAATGAATTGCCGAATGAAAGTGAAATACCCAACTTATTGACTAGTGTTGCGGGGTTGGCTCGAGATAATGGCCTTGAAGTTGTGGAATTTAAGCCAGGCAAAGAACGAACAAAGGGATTTTATGCGGAGGTGCCTGTCTCGCTGAAGCTTAAAGGGAATTATCATGAGATGGCCCTTTTTTGTGAGGCAGTATCGAATCTAGCTCGTATTGTTAATGTCACTAACTTGGATTTAGGTAAACCGAAGATGAGTGACGGGGTCGCCCAGTTGTCAATTTCCAATACTGTGGTGACTTATCGTTTTGTTGAGAATCCACCGGCTCCCAAGAAGAAAGGGAGAAGAAAATGA
- a CDS encoding PilN domain-containing protein → MIRINLLPVKAAQKKEQLRNQFVVAGVALAIIIVGCVVMQMSIQSDIDTVKSQIRKNKAEIKSLQKKIGEVNKFKALQEELKNKLDVLETLKKAKSGPVHIMDDLITALPDNLWVTDFKEKGGNITLKGVGLSEDDVADFMTNLDASAYYKNVRLKVTKQKTSGGLRLQNFELSCKVEQPSSGVKK, encoded by the coding sequence ATGATCCGTATAAATCTGCTTCCGGTAAAAGCAGCCCAAAAAAAAGAGCAGTTACGTAATCAGTTTGTTGTTGCGGGCGTTGCACTTGCTATCATCATTGTCGGATGCGTGGTTATGCAAATGTCGATTCAATCTGATATCGACACGGTTAAGTCTCAGATAAGAAAAAATAAGGCTGAGATAAAAAGCCTGCAAAAAAAGATTGGTGAAGTAAATAAATTCAAAGCACTTCAGGAAGAATTGAAAAATAAACTTGATGTTCTTGAAACTTTGAAAAAGGCGAAGTCTGGGCCTGTTCATATTATGGATGATTTGATCACGGCTTTGCCGGACAATTTATGGGTTACTGATTTTAAAGAGAAGGGTGGCAATATAACTTTAAAGGGGGTTGGCTTAAGTGAAGATGATGTTGCCGATTTCATGACAAATCTTGACGCTTCTGCATATTATAAAAATGTTCGTTTAAAGGTGACGAAACAAAAAACATCTGGCGGATTAAGACTCCAAAATTTTGAATTGTCATGCAAGGTTGAGCAGCCTTCTTCAGGGGTGAAAAAATAG
- the pilM gene encoding type IV pilus assembly protein PilM, which produces MFGSKKDIVGIDIGASAVKLVQLHEGKSGFHLLRLDREPLPPEAVVDSSIMDSSAVVMAIRDLMTRNHIKAADVATSVSGHSVIIRKISLALMTEDELENSIQWEAEQYIPFEMSEVFLDYHILGPDPNDQGQMEVILIAAKKDFVDEYVAVFKESGLNPVIVDVDCFSIENIYCSVYDDESANVVALIDMGASGIQVNVLKNSVSVFTREIQLGGNSYNEELQKRFGINSEDAESLKLGADSLSMDDEAVQDALQNVTNNLVQEIRRSLDFFSATFADERVEKVYITGGVSLITNIVPSLSEGLDVAVEILDPFSRMTVNEKDFDLDYVKSVAPFFSVAAGLATRKLGDKL; this is translated from the coding sequence ATGTTTGGATCAAAGAAAGATATTGTCGGTATTGATATCGGGGCCAGTGCAGTCAAGCTGGTGCAGCTTCATGAAGGTAAGTCCGGATTCCATCTGTTGCGATTGGATCGTGAGCCTTTGCCACCCGAGGCGGTTGTTGACAGTTCAATTATGGACTCAAGTGCTGTTGTTATGGCAATTCGCGATTTGATGACACGCAATCATATTAAGGCTGCAGATGTGGCGACATCTGTGTCAGGGCATTCAGTCATTATTCGCAAAATTTCACTGGCTTTGATGACTGAAGACGAACTGGAAAACTCGATTCAGTGGGAAGCGGAACAGTATATCCCATTTGAAATGTCAGAGGTTTTTCTTGATTATCATATTTTAGGACCCGATCCAAATGATCAAGGGCAGATGGAAGTTATACTGATCGCTGCCAAAAAAGACTTTGTTGATGAATATGTAGCAGTTTTTAAGGAAAGCGGTCTTAATCCGGTCATTGTTGATGTGGATTGTTTCTCAATTGAAAATATCTATTGCTCTGTTTATGACGATGAGTCTGCGAATGTTGTTGCACTGATTGACATGGGTGCTAGTGGGATTCAGGTTAATGTTTTGAAAAACAGTGTTTCTGTTTTTACCCGCGAAATTCAGCTGGGAGGGAATAGCTATAACGAGGAGTTGCAAAAACGTTTTGGTATCAACAGTGAAGATGCCGAATCCCTTAAGTTGGGTGCAGATTCATTGAGTATGGATGATGAGGCGGTTCAGGATGCGCTCCAGAATGTTACGAACAACCTGGTTCAAGAAATTCGTCGATCTTTGGATTTCTTTTCCGCGACCTTTGCAGATGAACGTGTTGAAAAGGTGTATATAACAGGCGGTGTTTCCTTAATTACGAATATCGTCCCTTCGTTGTCTGAGGGGTTGGATGTTGCGGTAGAAATTTTGGATCCTTTCAGCCGCATGACGGTCAATGAAAAAGATTTTGATCTTGATTATGTGAAATCAGTTGCCCCATTCTTTTCTGTCGCTGCCGGATTGGCAACGCGTAAGTTGGGAGATAAATTATGA
- a CDS encoding prepilin peptidase: protein MGLFADETLMMIWLFVFVLGAVIGSFLNVCIYRIPLGKSVVFPPSHCFSCDSRLRWYHNIPILSFLFLRGRCAFCGASFSWRYPGIEALNGALYCLVFYYARFSMVTLVLFLFVSALVVVTFIDYDHQIIPDVITLPGIPIGFICSFAIPWVSWKDSLIGVLVGGGSLFAVAFLYEFFTKKEGMGGGDIKLLAMIGAFCGWRVILPVVFLSSLLGSLVGIPVMLLQKGDSKMALPFGPFLVAGTLIYLFWGEVLVRWYFNLFVI, encoded by the coding sequence ATGGGACTGTTTGCGGATGAGACGTTGATGATGATTTGGCTATTTGTGTTTGTCTTGGGCGCTGTTATTGGCTCTTTTTTGAATGTGTGCATTTATCGGATTCCCCTTGGGAAGTCCGTTGTGTTTCCGCCCTCACATTGTTTTAGCTGTGATAGTCGACTTCGCTGGTATCATAATATTCCGATTTTGAGCTTTCTTTTTTTGCGTGGACGTTGTGCTTTCTGTGGTGCTTCGTTTAGTTGGCGCTACCCTGGTATCGAAGCTCTTAATGGGGCACTTTATTGTCTGGTTTTTTACTACGCGCGCTTTTCCATGGTGACTTTGGTTCTTTTTCTGTTTGTTTCGGCACTTGTTGTTGTCACGTTTATTGATTATGACCATCAGATTATTCCTGATGTAATTACTTTGCCTGGTATCCCGATCGGCTTTATCTGCTCTTTTGCCATTCCCTGGGTCAGTTGGAAGGATTCGTTGATCGGGGTTCTTGTTGGCGGGGGGAGTCTTTTTGCAGTTGCCTTTCTGTATGAATTTTTTACTAAAAAAGAGGGGATGGGCGGAGGTGACATTAAGCTATTGGCAATGATTGGCGCTTTTTGTGGTTGGCGTGTCATTCTTCCGGTGGTTTTCTTAAGTTCACTGCTGGGCTCACTGGTGGGTATTCCAGTGATGTTGTTACAAAAAGGAGATTCAAAAATGGCACTACCTTTTGGGCCTTTCCTTGTTGCAGGAACGTTGATTTATTTATTTTGGGGGGAAGTTCTTGTGCGGTGGTATTTTAATTTATTTGTCATTTAA
- a CDS encoding glycosyltransferase family 9 protein encodes MNQISFLKKLDGLVGPLLVWLLGLLPVRSTSWSAIHCRSILIVRPGGIGDAVLLLPTLQACRDFFEGASIYILAEKRNAQVFDLCEGVAEVWCYDKLGDWKDFFFKDYDLIIDTEQSHYLSAVISKLLRAGRRCGFASNKRRLLFDCVSAYDQKSYEVESFLSLLDSLEVPRPTSVQAPFISAQNLCGSSLGCLTSVIPQTPYVVLFPGASVADKRWPVERWAQLAVALRGMDCQVVVVGGHQDLESASLVAKRCGGISIAGKTSLPQVARVISEGKLFVGADSGLLHLAVAVGSRTVALFGPSSIDKWAPRGSGHRVVSLGLPCSPCSRFGTIPPCLIEYRCVQDISVSRVFEACKEGLLRGEHGTVCG; translated from the coding sequence TTGAATCAGATCTCTTTTTTGAAAAAGCTTGATGGGCTTGTTGGGCCTTTGTTGGTGTGGTTGTTGGGACTGCTGCCAGTGAGGTCGACTTCCTGGTCAGCGATCCATTGCCGGAGCATTTTAATTGTGCGTCCTGGTGGGATAGGTGATGCGGTTTTGCTGTTACCCACTTTGCAAGCATGTAGAGACTTTTTTGAAGGTGCCTCAATTTATATATTGGCTGAAAAAAGAAATGCTCAAGTGTTTGATCTTTGTGAAGGAGTTGCCGAGGTTTGGTGTTATGACAAGCTGGGGGATTGGAAAGATTTCTTTTTTAAAGATTACGATCTGATTATTGATACGGAGCAGTCACATTACCTTTCTGCTGTAATTTCAAAGCTTTTGCGGGCTGGTCGACGTTGTGGTTTTGCTTCTAACAAAAGACGTCTATTATTTGATTGTGTCTCTGCCTACGATCAGAAATCTTATGAAGTTGAATCGTTCTTGAGTCTGTTAGACTCTCTGGAAGTTCCTCGCCCGACATCTGTTCAGGCGCCTTTTATCTCCGCACAAAATTTATGTGGATCCTCGCTGGGATGTCTGACTTCAGTGATACCGCAAACTCCTTATGTTGTTCTTTTTCCTGGGGCGAGTGTTGCAGATAAGCGCTGGCCGGTTGAGAGATGGGCGCAACTTGCTGTTGCTTTAAGGGGGATGGATTGTCAGGTCGTTGTGGTTGGTGGCCATCAAGATTTAGAGTCGGCATCGCTTGTAGCTAAGCGTTGTGGTGGAATTAGTATTGCTGGGAAAACTTCCTTGCCTCAGGTCGCACGAGTTATCTCTGAAGGTAAATTGTTTGTTGGTGCTGATTCGGGTTTGTTGCATTTGGCGGTTGCTGTCGGTAGTAGAACTGTTGCTTTGTTTGGTCCCAGCAGTATTGATAAATGGGCACCACGAGGAAGCGGACATCGTGTCGTGAGCTTGGGTTTGCCTTGTTCTCCATGTAGTCGTTTTGGAACGATTCCTCCATGTTTAATTGAATATCGTTGTGTTCAGGATATTTCGGTAAGTCGAGTTTTTGAAGCGTGTAAAGAGGGTTTGTTGAGGGGAGAGCATGGGACTGTTTGCGGATGA
- a CDS encoding CDP-alcohol phosphatidyltransferase family protein — protein MSIAGTVTSREADRAMSLKTWWALPLIQPMARQLVVLVVNRTSLTANHVTMMAIAFRLVTFFCFLFASRSLLVVGAISYFFAYVCDCADGTIARIKNESSELGRYLDHVSDLVGDVLILGALSWSQNLLMEPWVWAMAFMHIAECYMSYLAGFAISSHEGTLGGFSLFRRFNHYRQWFFAKNVKSFFSFPDYTALVFVLCPLLGIPSVGLSVGFYFLLIIILYTVLASFVTIHTAETFFP, from the coding sequence TTGTCAATTGCTGGCACCGTAACATCCAGAGAAGCTGATCGTGCTATGTCGTTAAAGACATGGTGGGCATTACCGTTAATACAACCTATGGCACGACAATTGGTTGTTCTTGTGGTCAACCGTACCTCGTTGACAGCAAATCATGTCACCATGATGGCAATTGCCTTTCGTTTGGTGACTTTTTTTTGTTTTCTCTTCGCAAGCCGGTCTTTACTAGTTGTTGGAGCAATTAGCTATTTTTTTGCATATGTATGTGATTGTGCTGACGGTACAATTGCTAGGATAAAAAATGAGTCTTCTGAGCTGGGGCGTTATTTAGATCATGTCTCAGATCTTGTTGGCGATGTATTGATTCTTGGTGCTTTATCTTGGTCGCAAAATCTTTTGATGGAGCCTTGGGTTTGGGCGATGGCTTTTATGCATATAGCTGAATGCTACATGAGCTACCTTGCTGGTTTTGCTATAAGTAGTCATGAGGGGACTTTAGGGGGCTTTTCCCTTTTTCGTCGCTTTAATCACTATCGACAGTGGTTTTTTGCTAAGAACGTGAAGTCGTTTTTTTCTTTCCCAGATTATACCGCTCTTGTTTTTGTTTTATGTCCTTTATTGGGAATACCATCGGTAGGGCTTTCTGTTGGGTTTTATTTTTTGCTGATTATCATTTTATATACAGTCCTGGCATCGTTTGTGACGATTCATACCGCAGAAACTTTTTTCCCTTAA
- the tagD gene encoding glycerol-3-phosphate cytidylyltransferase, with translation MENKQLKIVITYGTFDLLHVGHVRLLKRAKSLGDVLIVGLSTDEFNAVKHKSSFLPYEQRKEILESIRYVDKVIPENNWDQKRSDVRKYKVDIFTIGDDWLGEFDFLKEYCEVIYLSRTEDISTSLLKGMMKG, from the coding sequence ATGGAAAATAAACAACTAAAGATTGTAATTACTTACGGTACTTTTGATTTGTTGCATGTCGGACATGTTAGACTTTTAAAGCGAGCTAAGTCTTTAGGCGATGTGCTGATTGTTGGCCTCTCTACAGATGAGTTCAATGCTGTGAAGCATAAAAGTTCCTTTTTGCCCTATGAACAGCGTAAAGAAATTCTCGAATCGATCCGATATGTCGATAAAGTAATTCCAGAAAACAATTGGGACCAGAAAAGATCAGATGTGAGAAAATATAAGGTTGATATTTTTACGATAGGTGATGATTGGCTTGGAGAGTTTGATTTTTTAAAAGAGTATTGCGAGGTTATTTATTTGTCACGTACTGAAGATATTTCGACATCTCTACTTAAGGGGATGATGAAAGGATAA